In Raphanus sativus cultivar WK10039 chromosome 5, ASM80110v3, whole genome shotgun sequence, the following proteins share a genomic window:
- the LOC108857922 gene encoding uncharacterized protein LOC108857922 encodes MEPPPPNELLKKLLELEQSHEHLKQQMSRLKISTDLTQPVRGNIGEGDPTRRKSVPASSFQKQKRIQDSINLRDGVGGRGTRPSAGKFTNKQYLNILQSISQSVHVFDLNMQIIFWNAMSEKIYGHTAEEVVGKNPIDVLVDGRDAPFAMNIAQRCVSGESWTGEFPVKSKSGERILAVTTCSPFYDDDGSLVGIISITSNTEPYLHPRLPLATLKAKEDETNSSTGRNSFASRLGFGTKEAGLDSHQSIQAAITSKISDLASKVSNKVKSKLRVGDSSATLCDRVCGATLSDNSDDPSSSSSASIQRVDLIYPPFGVFSCDEEAATPKICTSEADHEVSKGKPGHSGWPWSQNQHINPFCDVNPGSDSSDSSKGGNNEASSMWSSSINANSTRSTSTCGSASSSGINKADTDSEYEILWDDLTIGEDIGRGSCGTVYHSLWFGSDVAVKVFSKQEYSKEVMQSFRQEVSLMRRLRHPNVLLFMGAVTSPPRLCIVSEFLPRGSLFLLLRRSTLNLNWKRRINMALDIARGMNYLHCCSPPIIHRDLKSSNLLVDRNWTVKVADFGLSRIKHETYLTSKSGKGTPQWMAPEVLRNESADEKSDIYSFGVVLWELATGRIPWETLNSMQVIGAVGFMNQRLEIPKDIDPRWISLIESCWHSDTKLRPTFQELMEELRDLQRKYAIQFQATCSRLLDNPLLQDN; translated from the exons ATGGAGCCTCCACCCCCTAATGAGCTTCTGAAGAAGTTACTAGAGCTAGAGCAAAGCCACGAGCATCTAAAGCAGCAGATGTCTAGGCTCAAGATATCCACGGACCTTACTCAGCCGGTGAGGGGAAACATCGGCGAGGGAGATCCTACGAGGAGGAAAAGCGTCCCCGCCTCCTCGTTTCAGAAGCAGAAACGTATACAAGATTCGATCAACTTGAGAGATGGAGTAGGTGGAAGAGGGACAAGACCATCGGCTGGAAAGTTCACGAATAAACAGTATCTTAATATCCTGCAGTCGATTTCACAATCTGTTCATGTCTTCGATctaaatatgcaaataatcttTTG GAATGCCATGTCTGAAAAGATTTATGGGCACACAGCTGAAGAAGTAGTTGGGAAGAACCCAATAGATGTTCTGGTAGATGGACGAGATGCTCCTTTTGCTATGAACATTGCTCAGCGTTGTGTCAGTGGAGAGAGCTGGACCGGCGAGTTTCCTGTCAAGAGCAAATCAGGGGAGAGAATTTTAGCTGTCACTACATGTTCCCCCTTCTACGATGATGACGGTTCTCTGGTTGGTATCATTTCCATCACAAGTAACACAGAACCTTATCTTCACCCGAGACTCCCTTTGGCTACATTAAAGGCCAAAGAAGATGAAACGAATTCTAGCACTGGAAGGAATAGTTTCGCCTCTAGACTTGGTTTTGGAACCAAAGAAGCTGGTCTTGACTCTCATCAGTCTATACAAGCTGCCATAACATCAAAGATATCAGATCTG GCATCCAAGGTGAGCAACAAGGTCAAGTCAAAATTGCGAGTAGGTGACAGTAGTGCTACACTCTGTGACAGGGTCTGCGGTGCTACTCTCTCTGACAACAGCGACGATCCATCATCATCAAGTAGTGCCAGCATACAAAGAGTGGATCTTATCTATCCTCCTTTTGGTGTATTCTCATGTGATGAAGAGGCTGCAACCCCTAAGATTTGTACCTCAGAGGCTGACCATGAAGTTTCAAAAGGAAAGCCAGGTCATTCTGGATGGCCTTGGTCACAGAATCAACATATTAATCCGTTTTGTGATGTTAACCCTGGAAGCGATTCCTCTGATAGTAGTAAGGGAGGTAATAACGAGGCTTCTAGTATGTGGTCTTCCTCTATAAATGCAAACAGCACACGCAGCACTAGTACCTGTGGAAGTGCCAGCAGCAGTGGTATAAACAAGGCTGATACTGATAGtgaatatgaaattttatgGGATGATTTGACAATCGGAGAAGATATCGGACGAG GTTCATGTGGAACTGTCTATCACAGTCTGTGGTTTGGATCT GATGTAGCAGTAAAAGTGTTCTCCAAGCAAGAGTATTCAAAAGAGGTTATGCAATCTTTTAGACAAGAG GTATCGCTGATGAGAAGACTTAGACATCCTAATGTACTGCTCTTTATGGGAGCAGTGACTTCACCTCCACGCCTCTGTATAGTGTCAGAGTTCCTTCCACG TGGAAGTCTCTTCCTTCTACTACGGAGGAGCACATTAAACCTGAATTGGAAGCGGCGTATTAATATGGCCTTGGACATT GCTCGCGGTATGAACTATCTTCATTGTTGTAGTCCACCCATCATCCATCGTGACTTGAAGTCGTCAAATCTGCTGGTAGACAGGAACTGGACTGTTAAG GTAGCTGACTTTGGTCTTTCGCGTATCAAACATGAAACCTACCTGACCTCCAAGTCCGGGAAGGGCACG CCTCAATGGATGGCACCAGAAGTGCTTCGAAATGAGTCTGCTGATGAAAA GTCTGACATTTACAGCTTTGGAGTAGTACTATGGGAGCTTGCTACAGGGAGGATCCCATGGGAAACTCTCAACTCTATGCAG GTGATAGGAGCTGTGGGGTTCATGAACCAGAGGCTCGAGATTCCAAAGGACATTGATCCTCGTTGGATCTCGTTAATAGAGAGCTGTTGGCACAG CGATACGAAGCTGAGACCTACTTTCCAAGAACTGATGGAGGAACTAAGAGACTTGCAAAGAAAGTATGCTATACAGTTCCAAGCTACATGTTCTAGGTTACTT